The Blastomonas sp. SL216 DNA window GGGCGCGGAAATCGTCATGGCGCTGCAGACTTTGGTCTCGCGCGAGATTTCACCTCTTGAGGCAGGCGTGGTGACCGTGGGGTCGTTCCATTCGGGCTTCAAGCACAACATCATCTCGGACAAGGCCGAGCTGCAGATCACGGTGCGGTCGAACGACAATGCGGTGCGCAAGACGCTGCTCGACGGGATCAAGCGCATTGCCGAGAATGTCGGGCGATTGAACGGCCTGCCCGAAGACAAGCTGCCCCAGGTCCGCGTGGGCTTCGAATCGACCCCGGTAACGGTCAACGACAAGCCGCTGACCGAGCGGATTACCAAGACCTTCGCCAAGCGGTTCGGCGCGCAGGCGCTGCTCACCAACGAGCCGCAGACCGGGATGGGCGCCGAGGACTTTGCCTATTTCGTCGCACCCAATACCGATGTGCCGGGGCTGTATTTCAATGTCGGCGGCACCCCGCAGGCCGATATCGACGCGGCCAAGGCGGGCAAGATGACGCTGCCTGCGCACCACAGCCCGTTCTTCAAGGTCGCCCCGCGCGAATCGATCACGCTGGCGACCGAGGCGATGGTGACGGCGGTGGTCGATCTGCTGGGCCCCGGCAACGGCCCAACTGCGGATTGATGCCCGCCTGATGCCAAAGCGCCGCGCCTGGGAAGAGGAAGAAGACGAGGCGGAGGCTCCGCCGCCCGAGCCGTGCTGGCTGTGCGAGCGCGATCTGGGTGAAGTCATCGAATGGCACCACCCTGTACCCAAGAGCAAGGGCGGCAAAGGCCGCGTCGCCGTCCACCCGATCTGCCACCGGACGATCCATGCGCATTTCACCAACGCCGAACTTGGGCGGGTCGGCGAGGATGTGGAGGCGTTGCGTCAGCATCCAGAGATCGCCAAGTTCCTGACTTGGATCGCGGGCAAACCAGCCGATTTCAACGCGCCGACCAAGAAGAAGGAGCGGTAGGGGGCGAGGCGGGCTCGGTGCGCTCGACGCAACTTGGCCAGCTCCCGCACCCTGCCCGCTCGGCACCCGCACCCCACCCCGCTCAGCCTGAGCTTGTCGAAGGCCCCGCGCTGAACGTCGCGATGTCACCTCCGTCACCCTGAACTCGTTTCAGGGCCCATTTCTCCCCACGCGGCTTCGGCTTGATCGGGCACGATGGGTCCTGAAACAAGTTCAGGATGACGTTATCAGACCTCGATGGGCAGCATAGCCCCGGACCGACCAGCGGGATGAAGGCGTAGATCCCCCTATTCCCCCTTGTCGGGCCGGCTGACGCTCCAATACTGCCAGGCGCAAAAGCCCAGGACGAGCACGCCCGACATCAGCATCTCGATGATGCCCAGATTGTTGACGATCCAGTCTTTCATTCAGGCCTCCCGTCGCGTTACAGACGCGCTCCCGCCACGCTTTTGCGGGCGTTTGGCCAGCGTATAGCGGATGATCAGGCTGACGCCGATGATGCTGGGCACAGCCCATATCAGCGGGTTGAAGACATGATCGGGCACCAGCCGGATCAGCCCGACAGACAGGAAGGCGGTATAGGCCGAAATGCCCATGCCGAGCAGCGCACGGAAATGTTCGGGCACATGCGCGCGCGGCGGAGCACTCGGGCGCCAGACATAGAAGAGCTGCGTCGCCACCGCAGTCAGCCCGACCACGGCGAGCGCGGCCATCAGCGGCTGACCGATCATCAGGCCGTAATAGCCGCACCATGCCGCAGAGGCGATCACCGCGCCGAACAGCGCGAGATAGTGCGGCGCGCGCAGCGCCGCGCGGTTGGCACGGTGGCGAACCACCGCCAGGCCATAGACCGCAAAGCCGATGGTGAGCGTGCCGAGATACAGCATCATCCAGCCGAACAGCCCGTCGAACAGCACGCGATCGGTGATCATCGGCAGGCGCTTTTCCGGACCATAGAGCGACAGCAGCGCCATCGCGATCGCCAGAATGCCGGCACCGATAAAGGCCAGCGTGGCCACCCGCCCCCATTTGCGATGCGCCTGCCCGCCCTTGCGCGCGGCAATCGGCACCCAGAACGCGATCAGCCCCGTCGCCCCGCAGATGACGTGAAGGACAACCAGGGTTTCGAACAGGTGCATTACCGAGCCAATCGACGAAAATCCTCCCCCAGCTTGCCGGGGGAGGGGGACCGCCCGTGTCGCGGGTGGTGGAGGGGCAGCGGTGAAGTGCAGGCAATGTGCGTCATGCCATCTCGCTTCCCCTCCACCACCGACCTGCGGTCGGCGGTTCCCCTCCCCGAGACAAGCTCGGGGAGGATTTCATTCGGTCAGTTCCCCGCAGCTGCTGCAGCAGCAGGAGCCGCTGCTGCCGCCGGGGCGGGTGCTTCCATGCCCGGCATGGCCGCAGCAGGAGATACCGGACCCTTGGGCGCCAGCGTCAGCAGCGCCGGATAGTCCTTGGCCATCTGGGCACCGCCCAGCGGCTTGCGCTGGATCTGGTGACAGGTGGCGCAATTGGCCTTGTAAGGGTCACCCTGCGGTCCAAGCCGGTTGGCCGGGAACACGCTGGTCAGCGGGTGGATATATTCCTGGTTGGTATTCTTGACCATCTGCAGGCCATACCAGGCCTGGGCACGCTGCGGGCTCGACTGGCCCCATTGCGCAAAGGCACGGCTGTTATGGCAATAGGTGCAGTTGACGTTCAGCGACCGCGACAGATGCATCATGATCGCATAATTGGCTTCCGCATCCTTGGTGCCCTTGAGATTGAGCGTCGTGGGATGGCGCGTCTTCGATTGCACCCGTGCCGCCTTGGCATCCAGACCCAGATACATGCTGGCCGTGCTGAGCGGCAGCGAAGCATAGGCGGTCACCGGGCTGGGCGTGTTCTGGCCACGCTTGTTGCCCATCAGACGCCCGTCGCTGGGCTTGGGATCGGTCCAGACATATTTCGGCACTGCATTGCCACGGTGGCAGGTATAGCAGGTCACGCCGGTCTTCTTGACGTGGTCCGAATAGTTCTGGTTGATGTTCTGCGTCATCTGGAT harbors:
- a CDS encoding HNH endonuclease codes for the protein MPKRRAWEEEEDEAEAPPPEPCWLCERDLGEVIEWHHPVPKSKGGKGRVAVHPICHRTIHAHFTNAELGRVGEDVEALRQHPEIAKFLTWIAGKPADFNAPTKKKER
- the pufC gene encoding photosynthetic reaction center cytochrome PufC yields the protein MLTLSKLTTLGALAIAGLALTACEIGPKTSEQGGYRGTGIAQITDADNKIDPGTVPPPPYALPAPTGPKAAEVYQNVKVLGHVSQEEFDYTMAAITQWIVPADAPPEQAGCNYCHNAENLADDSKYTKVVARRMIQMTQNINQNYSDHVKKTGVTCYTCHRGNAVPKYVWTDPKPSDGRLMGNKRGQNTPSPVTAYASLPLSTASMYLGLDAKAARVQSKTRHPTTLNLKGTKDAEANYAIMMHLSRSLNVNCTYCHNSRAFAQWGQSSPQRAQAWYGLQMVKNTNQEYIHPLTSVFPANRLGPQGDPYKANCATCHQIQRKPLGGAQMAKDYPALLTLAPKGPVSPAAAMPGMEAPAPAAAAAPAAAAAAGN